GAACAAGTTTCTTATCAGATGCAAAAGTGACAATTCACCACATCTTGAAGAAGCATATGTGAGACTTGCAATTGCCACAACAACATTTATAGGCAAGTTGTGTACAGAACTGCAATAAAACTTACAGCAAAGTTATATATATCACTTACACAGAATCCTGCATATAAATTGAGGTAACAAAGTCTGATGTAAGTACCTGCATTTGCTAATGAAGGACATGTTGGTGATGAGGCATTCACAGAAATTATCAATTAGATCATATGCAGTCAATAAACATGTGTCTTTACATAGCTGATCCACCTAAATTTTAAAGGGAAAATATAAACAATCCAAAACATATATTAACTTGTTGATTAGAGATTCAGAGGGAACAAATAATTGTAAAACAATAGCAATGTATCATAGCAAAATAAACATggcttgaaatattttttgggtgCTCAAGTATCTTCCATCCGAGAGTCAGAATAATTAATCCCTTAAGGTATGAAAATCTATTTAAAGGACCAACGTCTACCAACAGATACTCTTCCATACACACAAACTTAGGAATTAAACCCGTAACCACGTGCTTAAAGGGCATGATTTCTACAAATCATAACACATCATATtggtgtgtgtgtatatatatatatattaacattaaaCATAACTTACCCTAGAAAAAGCACTCTCTAACTTGTCGATTTCGAGCAGTTGAGCAATATCTGCACGTGATTGCACAATAATAACACGCCTCCTATTCTTTTGGATATTTAGTTGAGCTTGAAATTGCATTATCAGGTTCTCGCTGCAAAGTTGAAGAGTAATTGACATCAGCTTGAAATTGTTACAGGTTTGTTATTAGGATTTTTCTATACATCTTGAAATGCGTTATCAACTCATGTAATTGATACACATAAAACAAAGATTCTCAGCAGACAAAAGATCTATAGAAACATCAAGGCATCATTTGGTAGTGTTGACTAAAATAGTTATGTACATAGTATAGTTCTAAAGTTtccatttatttgagaaaagaTTAGGAAAAGAAGAAGCTGTAAGTCCAAAGGAGCTAgccaaaaaaaagggaaaaagcaCACTATTTGGCATCATGTTTTCAATACTTTATAATTCACTATTTGATGAAATGTCATGTTGGACGCCCCATTTCATCCTCAATACAAATATAATCAATGGATCTTCTTGGATACAAGGTATAAGTGTTTTTGAGAGGTTCTCTTTACtggaacataatttttttttccattagaGAGAAGTTCTCAAAAGCTGTAAAAGACTTTCAGATTAGTATCCAAACAGGTTCATAAGCCTTATCTTACCTAGGTGCACACACAATATCTTGATTTGAATCTCAGATTTCTAAacacacagatatatatatatatatattgattgtaACACTAACATCTTGATTTGAATCTCAGATttctaattcaataaacatgGCTACATATGAGGACTATCAAAAAACGTCTTAAAGTACCACTTGAAAGCTTTCTTCCACCCACTGACTCCTACACATGCAAGAGCATCACGAATGGCatatgaccacattggtctagagggttttttcttttcaatttgcaTCATGAAAAGCAAACTTGGAGAAGTAAAGTGAAGAAGAAACCCAGTAATACGGCTACTGATTTAAGGAATAAGACTCTGATTCTAGCTATCATCTCTcaacttatttaaataactaCATTACTTTTCCTAACACCACTTTTAAGAAACAAACCGAGGTTATGACTTTCCAGTTGGACAAAGATTATTTGACATAGATGAGAGTGAAAAAGAACACAAAGATAGAAATATGTAAAGTCTGTTTAAAACTAGGAATATGAAGAATGGATAGGAAA
Above is a window of Glycine soja cultivar W05 chromosome 12, ASM419377v2, whole genome shotgun sequence DNA encoding:
- the LOC114378032 gene encoding uncharacterized protein LOC114378032, with protein sequence MMQIEKKKPSRPMWSYAIRDALACVGVSGWKKAFKCENLIMQFQAQLNIQKNRRRVIIVQSRADIAQLLEIDKLESAFSRVDQLCKDTCLLTAYDLIDNFCECLITNMSFISKCSSVHNLPINVVVAIASLTYASSRCGELSLLHLIRNLFRERYGREFDITNVELFAGNYVDLPLRKNLSNYSVLEDEKLMLLNEIAHENFNQQLERL